The genomic DNA CGCGCACGATCGCGTTCTCCATCACGATGACGTTCTCGCCGAGGGTGATCGGTCCGCCCTCCGCGGTGATCACGGCGCCGTGCAGCACCTGGCAGTCGGCGCCGATCGTCACGTCGCCGGAGATCACGGCGGTGGGAGCGATGACGGCGGTGTCATGGATCCGGGGCTGGGCCCCGAGGTGCTCGTACAACATGACGTCAGACTAGTCGTCCGGGTGCCGCTGCGCGCGGCATCCGGGTGGGAAAAATGCTCCCCGCGCTACTCGGCCTTGACCGGCTCCGGGAAGATCGCCGTGAACAGCTGGGCGACCCAGGCCAGCAACTCTGCATCCTCCAGTGGTTCGACCCCGACGCCGATCGACGAAGCGACCGTCGGCATCGGAACGACCAGCGCCTCTCCCCCGGCGACGAGCTTGGCCTTCGGATAGAGGCGCTGCAGGCGCACCTTCATGGAGTCCTCGAGGCGGGCGGGTGCGATCCGCAGATTCGACCCCATCACCACGACATCCGTCAGGCCCGCCCGCGCGGCGCGTCGACGCAGACGCGCGACCGCGAGCAGCCCCGCGACCTCGGCCGGGGGTGTGCCGTAGCGATCGGTGAGCTCTTCGATGACGAGGTCGATCGCGTCGTCCTTCGCCGTCGCTGTGGAGGCGGCAGAGAGCTTCTGGTACGCCTCCAGGCGCAGCCGTTCGCTGTCGATGTAGTCCTCGGGGATCCGGGCATCCAGCGGCAGCTCGAGCCTCAGCTCCGCTCCGGTCTCGACCTCTTCCCCGCGGAAGGTCGCGACTGCTTCGCCGATCATCCGCAGGTACAGATCGAAACCGACGCCCGCGATGTGCCCGGCCTGCTGAGCGCCGAGGAGGTTACCCGCACCGCGCAGCTCGAGATCCTTCAGCGCCACCTGCATGCCCGAGCCGAGGTCGTTGTTCACCGCGATCGTCTGCAGTCGGTCGGCCGCGGTCTCGGAGAGCGGCTTCATCTCGTCATAGAGGAAGTAGGCGTAGGCCCGCTCGCGCCCTCGGCCGACTCGTCCGCGCAGCTGATGCAGCTGCGAGAGTCCGTATTTGTCGGCCCGATCGATGATGATCGTGTTCGCGTTCGAGATGTCGAGGCCGGTCTCGACGATCGTCGTGCATACGAGCACATCGAACTTCCGCTCCCAGAAATCGTCGACGACCTGCTCCAGCTGATGCTCCCCCAGTTGCCCGTGAGCGACGGCGATCCGCGCCTCGGGTACGAGTTCGGCGAGTTGCGCCGCGACCCGCTGAATCGACTGGACGCGGTTGTGCACGAAGAAGATCTGGCCCTCGCGGAGGATCTCGCGGCGGATGGCCGCCGTGATCTGCTTGTCGCTGCGTGGTCCGACGAACGAGAGGATCGGATGCCGATCCTCCGGCGGGGTCTGCAGGGTCGACATCTCGCGGATGCCGGTCACCGCCATCTCGAGCGTCCTCGGGATCGGCGTCGCGCTCATGGCGAGGATGTCGACGTTGGTCTTCATCTTCTTCAGCGCGTCCTTGTGCTCGACACCGAAGCGCTGCTCCTCGTCGATGATCATCAGCCCCAGATCCTTGAAGATGATCTGGTCCGTGAGGATGCGATGGGTGCCGATCACCATGTCGACCGACCCCTCGAGCAACCCCTGGAGAGTGAGCCGGGCCTCTTTGTCGGTCTGGAATCGCGACAGCGGACGCACTTTCACCGGGAACCCGGCGAAGCGCTCGGTGAACGTCTCCAGATGCTGCTTGACCAGCAGGGTCGTCGGCACGAGCATCGCGACCTGCTTGCCGTCCTGGATCGCCTTGAACGCGGCACGCACCGCGACTTCGGTCTTTCCGAAGCCGACATCGCCGGAGAGCAGTCGATCCATCGGAATCGGCCGTTCCATGTCGGCCTTGATCTCGTCGATGGTCTGCAGCTGGTCCGGCGTCTCCGCGAACGGGAACGCCTCTTCGAGTTCGCGCTGCCACGGGGTGTCCGGTCCGAACGCGTAGCCCTTCGCGCTCATCCGCGCCGAGTACAGCTTGACGAGCTCGACGGCGATGTCGCGGACCGCCTTGCGGGCCTTGCCCTTCGCCTGTGCCCAGTCGCTGCCGCCCATCTTCGAGAGCGTCGGTGCTTCGCCACCGACGTACTTCGAGAGCAGATCGAGCTGGTCGGTGGGCACGAACAGCTTGTCGCCGGGGTAGCCGCGCTTGGAGGGCGCATACTCCAGCACGAGATAGTCGCGGATCGACTTGGTCGCGTTGCGGCCGCCGGTCGACACTTCGCGCTTCGTCATCTCGACGAAGCGTCCGATGCCGTGGGTGCCGTGCACGACGAAATCGCCGGTCTTCAGCTGCAGCGGGTCGACGACGTTCTTGCGGCGGGATGCGAGCTTCTTGACGACCCGCTGGTCGCCGCCGATCGTGCGCCCGTAGAACTCGTTGTCGGTGAGGACGGCGAGTTTCGCCTGCGGAATCTGGAATCCGGCCTCGACCGATCCCGTGACGAGCGTCGCGATCCCCGCATCCGGGAGGTCGCCCAGGTCTTCCACCACGCGCGCGGCGATGCCCCGATCCGCGAGCACGTCGCGGGCGCGATCGACGAGGCCGTGACCTGCGGCGATGACGACCACGCGCCAGCCGTCTCCGACCAGCGCCTGCACGAAATCGATCGCGCCGTCGACGTTGCCGTGGAAGGAGGGGATGACGGAGGCGTCGAGGTTCGCCGCCTCATCGTCGCCCTCG from Microbacterium sp. LWO13-1.2 includes the following:
- the mfd gene encoding transcription-repair coupling factor, which translates into the protein MTVPGILRALEEATLYRDALTWAQTDADLGLVDGLDAPTLAGLLERRRDAGHPAALLVVAPTGRRVESLSLALGAYMPDADVLTFPAWETLPHERLSPSPDTVGQRLQTLRRIADWSGERPLIVVASVRAALQPIAGNLGEIAPLELRVGTRRNDLEVVAEQLVERAYSRVDMVSRRGEFAVRGGILDVFPPTSEHPFRVEFFGDEIDQIRAFSIADQRSLPGDVAGVDLPPSRELLLTADVRDRARALIGGFPAIAGMLEKMAEGIPVEGMESLLPAVAGPLKSLAEYLPAGSATAIVDPERSTARAITLGDTNREFLDAAWSAATSGASAPIDLGAGDFLTVAQLREVVRERGGVWWRLSPFGIGLGEGDDEAANLDASVIPSFHGNVDGAIDFVQALVGDGWRVVVIAAGHGLVDRARDVLADRGIAARVVEDLGDLPDAGIATLVTGSVEAGFQIPQAKLAVLTDNEFYGRTIGGDQRVVKKLASRRKNVVDPLQLKTGDFVVHGTHGIGRFVEMTKREVSTGGRNATKSIRDYLVLEYAPSKRGYPGDKLFVPTDQLDLLSKYVGGEAPTLSKMGGSDWAQAKGKARKAVRDIAVELVKLYSARMSAKGYAFGPDTPWQRELEEAFPFAETPDQLQTIDEIKADMERPIPMDRLLSGDVGFGKTEVAVRAAFKAIQDGKQVAMLVPTTLLVKQHLETFTERFAGFPVKVRPLSRFQTDKEARLTLQGLLEGSVDMVIGTHRILTDQIIFKDLGLMIIDEEQRFGVEHKDALKKMKTNVDILAMSATPIPRTLEMAVTGIREMSTLQTPPEDRHPILSFVGPRSDKQITAAIRREILREGQIFFVHNRVQSIQRVAAQLAELVPEARIAVAHGQLGEHQLEQVVDDFWERKFDVLVCTTIVETGLDISNANTIIIDRADKYGLSQLHQLRGRVGRGRERAYAYFLYDEMKPLSETAADRLQTIAVNNDLGSGMQVALKDLELRGAGNLLGAQQAGHIAGVGFDLYLRMIGEAVATFRGEEVETGAELRLELPLDARIPEDYIDSERLRLEAYQKLSAASTATAKDDAIDLVIEELTDRYGTPPAEVAGLLAVARLRRRAARAGLTDVVVMGSNLRIAPARLEDSMKVRLQRLYPKAKLVAGGEALVVPMPTVASSIGVGVEPLEDAELLAWVAQLFTAIFPEPVKAE